The genome window TGTTGGCAGCCTTTGCCCGTTACCGGCTGTTATGTGCGCTGCGCGAAGGACCATTTGGCGTGGCGGGTTTGAATGAGCGTATCGAACGCCAGTTGCTGAAGCAGCGACGTATTCGGCGTCCGCAGGCGCAAAGCCGCTGGTATATTGGCCGGCCGGTAATGATTGCACGCAACGACAGCGCGCTGGGGCTGTTTAACGGCGATATTGGCGTTGCGATGAACGATGCCAGCGGCGCGCTGAAAGTATTCTTTCCACTGCCCGACGGCACGATTAAGGCGGTACAGCCAAGTCGTTTACCGCCGCACGATACCGCCTGGGCGATGACGGTGCATAAATCGCAGGGCTCGGAATTCGAACATACGGCGCTGGTGTTGCCTAACCACTATCTGCCGGTGCTGACGCGGGAACTGGTTTATACCGCCATTACTCGCGCACGCAGCCGATTAACGCTCTATACCGATCGGCAAATTTTTGCGCGCGCGGTTGCCGTGCGCACCCAGCGGCGCAGCGGACTGGTGGAGCGCCTGCGCGCCCCGCATCAGGAGATCCTGTTCTAAACCGGTCAGGTCAGATCGGCCATCAAGACTTTAGAACGACGCTGGTAGTTATACATTTGCTTCTTGCTTTCCGGCAGCAGCTCGATATCTACCGGCGTAAAACCGCGCTCCTGGAACCAGTGAATGCTGCGGGTGGTTAATACAAACAGTTTTTTCAACCCCAGCTGACGCGCCTGCAAAGCAACACGCTGCAGCAGCATTTCGCCGCGTGAAGAGCTGCGATAGTCAGGATGAACCGCCACGCAGGCCATTTCACCAATCTGCTCATCCGGGAAAGGATAGAGCGCCGCGCAGGCGATGGTCAGGTTATCGCGCTCGATAATGGTGAATTTATCGATCTCCATCTCCAGCTGTTCACGCGAGCGACGCACCAGAATTCCCTGCTGTTCCAGTGGGCGGATCAGCTCCAGAATGCCGCCGATATCGTTAATAGTGGCGCGTCGGATCTGCTCTGCGGATTCCATCACGATTTGCGTGCCGATGCCGTCACGGGAGAACAATTCCTGTAACAGCGCGCCATCTTCCTGATAGCTGATCAAATGGCTGCGACGCACGCCGCTGCGGCAGGCCTTAACCGCACCGCGCAGAAAGCGCACCGTGCCTGAAAGGTAGTCACCACGCTGTTCCAGGGTTTCAATACGCGCCTGTGCCTCGTTCGGGAACAGTTCAGAAATAATATTGCCTTCATCATCCGTCGCGCCCTGCTCAGAGCAGAAGCCGATCATTTTTTCCGCTTTCAGTTTAATCGCCAGCTGCGTGGCCACCTCTTCCGACGTCAGATTAAAACTTTCTCCGGTCACCGACACGGCTACCGGGCCAATCAAAACAATGGCGTCGCTGTCGAGCTGACGGTGGATCGCCTCTTCATCAATACGGCGAATACGGCCGCTGTGGCAATAGTCGATGCCGTCATCCACGCCCAGCGGCTGAGAGATAATAAAGTTGCCGCTGACCACATTGATATGCGCGCCCTGTAGCGGCGTATTGCTCAGGCTCATCGACAGGCGAGCGGTAATATCCAGCTGCAAACGTCCGGCGGCCTGCTTAACCAGCTCAAGGGATTGTGCATCGGTTACGCGGGTATGCTTGTGGTAGACCGGTTCCAGCTGATGTGCTGCCAGGCTGGCATCAATTTGTGGCCTTGCGCCATATACCACTACCAGACGAATGCCGAGGCTGTGCAGCAGACCAATATCGTTAACTATGCTGGAAAAGTTATCATGCTCAATCGCCTCGCCGCTGAGCATAATGACAAAGGTCTTATCCCGATGGGCGTTGATATAGGGAACGGAATGGCGAAAACCCTGAACCAGTGCGGTACTACGTTCCTTCACGGCAAACCCTCTTTTTGCATGACTATTCGGTTTTTGTGTATTTTTATTCTTTTGTTGCCTGAAGTGCAAGCGGCTTTTATTATCGCTTATCATTTTTCACAATCGGATAATAAGGTTAACAGGCTGCATTTAAGGCTTTTTTCCGGATGACAGCATAAAAGCGATTGGGTTAAAGTTTTCGCCACATTTTTTTCTGGCTTTTTTTTAGACACAACACAGTATCTGGAGCGGCATGTCCGAATCTAATCCCGTTATCAGCCGTCGTCGGCTGTTACAGGGCGCTGGAGCAATATGGCTATTGAGCGTTAGCCGGGTGGGGTTAGCGGCCAGCAGTCATATTGTTGCGGTGCGCATCTGGCCTTCTTCCAGCTATTCCCGCCTGACCATTGAATCAAGCGTGGCCCTGAAATATAAGCAATTTGCCCTGAGTCATCCCGAACGTGTGGTGATCGATATTGAAAACCTGCACCTGAATCGGGTACTGAAAGGGGTAGGGCATCTGGTGCAGAAAAACGATCCCTATATCAAAGCGGCGCGCGTGGGCCAGTTCGATAAAAACACCGTACGCATCGTGCTGGAGCTAAAGCAAAATGTCGCGCCGCGTCTGTTTACGCTGGCACCGGTAGCTGGCTTCCAGCATCGCCTGGTGGTGGATCTCTATTCGGCGTACGACACCCAGGACGATCCGCTACTGGCGTTGCTCAAGGATTATAATCAGGGCGATCTGGAACGTACGCAGCCCGCCGAAGCGCCGCTGCCGGGTAAAGCCGGGCGCGATCGTCCTATCGTTATCATGATCGATCCGGGACACGGCGGCGAAGATCCCGGCGCGCATGGCCTGCATAAGACGCGTGAAAAAGATATCGTGCTGAAAATTGGCCGCCGCCTGAAGGCGCTGATTGATAAAGAGCCGAATATGCGTGCTTATATGACGCGTAATGAAGATGTCTTTATACCGCTGAAGGTGCGGGTGGCTAAAGCGCGTAAGCAGCGGGCCGATCTGTTTGTTTCCATTCATGCTGATGCTTTTACCAGCCGGGCAGCGCGCGGCTCCTCAGTGTTCGCGCTCTCCACTAAAGGTGCAACCTCAGCGGCGGCGCGCTTTCTTGCCCAAACGCAGAATGAATCAGATTTAATTGGCGGCGTAAGTAAAAGCGGCGATCGCTATCTTGACCATACCATGTTCGACATGCTGCAAAGCCAGACCATTACCGATAGCCTGAAATTTGGTAAGGAAGTGCTGACGCGTATAGGCAAAATTAACCACCTGCATAAGCGCAGCGTGGATCAGGCAGGATTTGCGGTATTAAAAGCGCCCGACATTCCATCGATTCTGGTGGAAACAGCCTTTATCAGTAACCCAGCGGAAGAGCGCAAGCTGCGTACGGCGCGCTATCAGCAGCAGGTGGCTGAAGCGATTCTTGGCGGCATCAAAGCCTATTTTTCGAAAGGGGCGGCGCTGGCGCACCATAAGAAGTGAGAGTACCGGGGAGCGCGCTTGCGGGCGAACCGGTTTTTTACCAAACGCCAGATACAAAAAAACACCCTTAAGGGTGTTTTAATGATTGGTTGCGGGAGCCGGATTTGAACCGACGACCTTCGGGTTATGAGCCCGACGAGCTACCAGGCTGCTCCATCCCGCGTCCGGATGTTGTCGCTTCCGTCACGACACGCTATTGCGTACTTCTTAATTGGTTGCGGGAGCCGGATTTGAACCGACGACCTTCGGGTTATGAGCCCGACGAGCTACCAGGCTGCTCCATCCCGCGTCCGTGGAAGCGCACTATACTCTTACCGGATTATGATGCAACCCCTTTTTGAAAATTAATTGGGTTAATAGCGTCAGTTGTTGAATATCTCCGCGTTTTGCTGATTAATCAAACAAAGTGTGCGACTCTTTTTCCGGTAACGCATTTCATTCTTATAACCCCTTTGCTATCTTGCCCTGCACGCAGCTGAGGTGAGAATACAATGAAAGGACGTTGGACGAAGTATTGGGTTACGGGCGCGCTGTTAGCACTGCTGGCGGGCTGTTCCTCTAAGCCGACCGATCGCGGTCAGCAATATAAAGATGGTAAAATTGAGCAGCCTCTGGAGCTGGTGAATCAGCCGAATGCCAAAGGGCGTCCGGTTAACGGTAAAGATTTCGGCGATCAGGTCAGTGAAATACGCTTTGCCTCTTCTTCTTTATATACACGTCAAAATAATACCTATAACGCTATTGAGAACTGGCTGCTGGCAGGGGGCGATACGCGCCAGCTGCGACTGTTTGGCCTGGATGCGTACCAGATGGAAGGGGTGGATAATTACGGCAACGTCCAGTTTACCGGTTATTACACGCCGGTTATCCACGCGCGCTATACGCGCCAGGGCGAGTTCCAGTATCCGCTCTACCGTATGCCGCCGCGTAGTAAAGGCCGCAAATTGCCGAGCCGGGCACAGATCTACAGCGGCGCGCTGGATGAGCGCTATGTGATTGGCTACAGCAATTCGCTGATGGATAACTTTATTATGGATGTGCAGGGCAGCGGCTATGTCGATTTTGGCGATGGGCGTCCGCTGATGTTCTTTGGCTATGCCGGTAAAAATGGCTGGGCCTATCACAGCGTCGGTAAAGAGCTGATCGATCGCGGCGAAGTGAAACGCGAAGATATGTCGATGCAGGCGATCCGTAAGTGGGCCGATGAGCACAGCCCGGAAGAGGTGCGTGCGCTGCTGGAAACCAATAATTCTTTCGTTTTCTTTAAGCCGGAGGAGTTTACGCCGGTGCGCGGCGCCAGCGCGGTGCCGCTGATTGCGAAAGCGTCGGTGGCGGCGGACCGTTCGCTGATCCCGCCGGGCACGGTGCTGCTGGCAGAAGTGCCGCTGCTAAATAATGACGGCAAGTTCACCGGTAAGTATGAGATGCGTTTGATGGTGGCGCTGGATGTAGGCGGGGCCATCAAAGGGCAGCACTTTGATATTTATCAGGGTATCGGGCCCGAGGCGGGGCATATGGCCGGCTTCTTTAATCATTATGGCCGCGTTTGGGTGTTGCGCGCTGCGCCGGGCACCGGCACTACGCTGTTCAGTAACGCGCAAAACAACCCGAATGGTTCAATGCTGGTCAGCGCCAGCCAGTAAACTTCTGTATAGCGGGCCGTTCTGGCCCGCTATTGACTATCAACAAAGGTTATTTCATGAGAGTTCTCTCTGACGCCTGGCGGCAGCGCTTTGGCGGTACGGCGCGCCTCTATGGTCAGGACGCATTACAGCTGTTTGCCGATGCGCACGTCTGCGTGATCGGCATCGGCGGCGTTGGCTCATGGGCGGCGGAAGCGCTGGCGCGTACCGGTATCGGTGCTATTACCCTGATCGATATGGACGACGTCTGCATCACCAATACCAACCGTCAAATTCATGCCTTACAGGGCAATGTTGGCAAGGCAAAAACGGAAGTGATGGCCGGGCGTATCCTGGCGATCAATCCGGAATGCACGGTTCACTGCGTGGACGATTTTATTACGCCCGATAATACTGCGGAGCTGATGGGCGCAGGCTACAGCTATGTGATCGATGCCATCGATAGCGTGCGGCCCAAGGCGGCGCTGCTTGCCTGGTGTCGCCGCAATAAGATCCCGGTGGTGACCACTGGCGGTGCTGGCGGACAAATCGATCCTACCCAGATCCAGGTGAGCGATCTGGCGAAAACGATTCAGGATCCGCTGGCGGCGAAGCTGCGGGAGCGGCTAAAGCAGGATTTCGGCGTGGTGAAAAACAGTAAAGGCAAGCTGGGCATCGACTGCGTATTTTCTACTGAAGCGCTGGTTTATCCTCAGCCGGACGGCAGCGTTTGCGCTTCACGCAGCACGGCAGAAGGCCCGAAGCGGATGGATTGCGCCTCCGGTTTCGGCGCCGCTACGATGGTAACGGCTACCTTTGGTTTTGTGGCGGTATCGCACGTGCTTAAGAAAATGTTGGCGAAGGCGGCGCGTCAGGGTTAGCCGCCGCTGCGCGAACCGCCTGGGCCAGCGCGTCCAGCCCGCTGCTGCGCGAGGCGCTCAGCTGTTCGCGCAGGCCCAGCTCATCAAATAGCTGCAGCGGATCCTGCTGCAGCAAGATTTCCGGCTGCTGTCGTTCAACTGCCGTCAGCAGCACCGCCAGCAGGCCGCGAACGATTCTTCCTTCGCTGTCACCGTAAAAATGCAGGGATCCGTCAGGCAGGCGCTGATGGCCCAGCCAGACGCGATTTTCACAGCCGCTCAGCTCAATTTCCGCGCTTTTCAGCGCATCCGGCAGCGGCGGCAGCTGTTTGCCCAGCAGAATCAGCTGACGATAACGCTCTTCCCAGCCGGGGCAGGCAGCAAATTTTTCTTTTAATGATGAAACGGTGATCAGGGCAGCAAACGGATGTGGAGCGATAAGCGTCATAGTGATTACTCTGCCAGTAAAGTGATGGCGTTATGGATGGCGCGCACCAGCGCATCGACATCCTGCAGGCTATTATAGGGGGCAAAAGAGGCGCGCAGCGTACCGCTGACGCCCAGTGCTGCCATTAATGGTTGCGCGCAGTGCTGACCGGCGCGTACCGCCACGCCGCTTTCGGCCAGCAGCGTGACCACATCGCTGTGATGAATACCGGCAATATCAAAAGAGAGCAGGCTGGATTCACCGCTGCGAAAGCTGCGAAAGCCGGGGATCGCCTGTAGCTGTTCTTCCGCCAGCGTCGCCAGGCTACCGCTCCAGCGTTCTGCCGCCTCGATATCCACCTTTTCCAGCCATTCCAGCGCGGCGCTCAGGCCGATAACGCCTGCGACGTTTGGCGTTCCGGCCTCAAAACGCCAGGGGATCGGCTGCGGCGTAAAGCCATTAAAATCCACATGGCTAAGCATTTTGCCGCCGCCCTGCCAGGGTGCCATCGCTTCCAGCAGCGCCGGTTTACCGTACAGCGCGCCAATGCCCATCGGCCCGTAAAGTTTGTGGCCGGAGAAGGCATAAAAATCAATATCCAGCGCCTGCATATCCGGCGGGCAGTGCACCACGCCCTGTGCGCCGTCTACCATAACCAATGCCCCGGCGGCATGCGCCAGCTGTATCGCCTGCGCCAGATCGGGACAGCCGCCGGTCACGTTGGACATCTGGCTCAGCGCCAGCAGACGCGTTTTACCGGTTAATAGTGTGGGCAACAGGGCCATATCCGGCAGACGATCCTGGCCCAGCGGCCATTTCACCACCCGTGCGCCGGTCTGTTCAGCAACCATTAGCCAGGGCACCAGATTGGCATGATGCTCTGCTTCGCTAACGATAATCTCGTCGCCAAGCTGTAAGGTAGGTCTGAATGCGCTCTGCGCCACCAGGTTGATCGCTTCGGTGGTGCCGCGTGTCCAGATAATCGTCTGTGGATTCGGCGCATTAATCAGGCCAGCCACCTGCGCACGCGCGCTTTCATAACGCTCAGTAAGCTTACGCGCTGCCGCATACTGGCTGCGATGCACAGTACCGGCGCTCAGGCTGTAATAGTGATCGGTGGCCTCAATCACCGCCTGAGGTTTTAATGCGGTGGCGGCGCTGTCCAGATAAACGCCCGCGTTTGCCAGCGCCGGAAACTGCTGGCGGAACTGGGCGGGATTAAATAGGGTCATGCGGTTCTCATTACAATAAAGGTTTAGCTTCTGCGGCCAGGAACAGGCCGAATAGCGCCTAAGCCACTGGCAAAGCAGCAAATCCACGTTATGCTGAAAAGGCAAGGTTTAAACTGTTTACCGCCGATTTACCAGAGCGAATGTTGCTGCTGAGCACCATTCACGCTGGCTGATTGGAACGGTTGGTTTATCGCATTTAATCTGCAAGGAGATAGAAAATGAAAAAACTCGCCGCAGTACTGGCCGCCTGTGCCATGACATTTACTTTAGCCGCCTGTTCCAGCAATTACGTTATGCATACCAATGATGGGCGCACTATTGTTACCGATGGTAAGCCTATGGTAGACGATGATACCGGTATGATCAGCTATAAAGATGCTCAGGGCAACGAGCAGCAGATCAACCGCTCTGATGTCAAAGAGATGGTAGAGATGGGCCAGTAATTTCAGGCAAAAAAAAGCACCGCTTATGCGGTGCTATTAAAATCACTATGGACAGACAGGGTAAATCTACAGGAATAAAAGGTAGCCAGGCTACCCGATCTGAAAAGCGTCAGATCAAATTGCAAACACAACATCACGACCACAAGCCAAAAGCCCTCTGAAATCAGTAGTTTCCTACCTATTCTGAAAACTTTTCGTTCCGGCTCAGGAAGTGCGGCAACTATAGGTATTTGCTGGAGCTTCCTCAACGGACAATTTATAATGTCTCGGATAAAAAAATCTAATACGTAACGCGGCGCTTGCGGGTTGCGTCAAAGTGTTTCAGCCAAGATTTGGAAACCATGTCAAAACGTCTTCCACCATTGAATGCCCTGCGCGTTTTTGATGCAGCAGCGCGTCACCTTAGCTTTACCAAAGCGGCTGAAGAGCTGTTTGTTACCCAGGCAGCTGTAAGCCATCAGATTAAGTCTCTGGAAGATTTTCTCGGTCTGAAGCTGTTTCGGCGGCGTAATCGTTCGTTATTATTGACCGAGGAAGGTCAAAGCTACTATCTGGATATTAAAGAGATTTTCTCGGCGCTTAATGATGCGACGCGTAAGCTGCAGGCGCGCAGTGCCAAAGGCGCGTTGACGGTAAGTCTGTTACCGAGCTTTGCGATCCAGTGGCTGGTGCCACGTCTCTCCAGCTTTAACTCAGCTTATCCGGGAATCGATGTGCGTATCCAGGCGGTAGACCGTGAAGAGGAGAAACTGGCCGACGATGTGGACGTGGCGATTTTTTATGGTCGCGGCAATTGGCCGGGGCTGCGTGTAGAAAAGCTGTACGCTGAATATTTGTTGCCGGTTTGCTCGCCGCAGCTGCTTACGGGCGATAAACCGTTAAAAACACCAGCCGATTTAGAACATATGACGCTCTTGCATGATGCTTCGCGCCGCGACTGGCAATCCTATACGCGCCAGTTAGGCTTGCAGCATATTAATGTGCAGCAGGGGCCGATTTTTAGCCACAGCGCGATGGTGTTACAGGCAGCGATTCATGGTCAGGGCGTGGCGTTGGCGAACAATGTTATGGCCCAAAGTGAAATTGAGGCTGGTCGCCTGGTTTGTCCCTTTAATGATGTGTTAGTCAGTAAAAACGCTTTTTATCTGGTTTGTCATGACAGCCAGGCAGAACTGGGTAAAATAGCCGCCTTTCGACAATGGATTCTGGCAAAAGCCGCAAGCGAACAGGAAAAGTTCCGCTTCCGCTACGCCAATTAACCTGTTTATTTATCCGCGACGGAGTGACCCGGCGCGTTATGTTACGAGGATCGTTCGATGTCCAGTCGTGCAATGTTAATTTTTTCAGCCATCAGCGGATTTTTCTTTGTCGCTTTTGGCGCATTCGGTGCGCACGTCCTGAGTCAATCTCTGGGGCCGAGGGAAATGGCCTGGATTCATACCGGTCTGGATTACCAGGCCTGGCATACGCTGACCATTATCGGCCTGGCTGCAGCAATGCTTCGTCGCGCAAATATCTGGTTTTACTGGAGCAGCGCCTTTCTGGCCCTGGGCGTAGTGCTGTTTAGCGGCAGTCTTTATTGTCTGGCGCTGTCGCATTTGAAGATGTGGGTGTTTATTACGCCAGTAGGCGGCACCTGTTTTCTGATTGGTTGGATTTTAATGTTAATCGGCGCGCTGCGTCTGAAGAGAAAGGCAGATCGCCATGAATAAAGTATTGTTGTATTGCCGTTCCGGTTTTGAGAAAGAGTGTGCGGCAGAGATTACCGATAAGGCGGCGCAACGTGAAGTTTATGGTTTCGCTCGGGTAAAAGAGAATTCCGGCTATGTGCTGTTTGAGTGTTATGAAGCGGCCGAGGCCGACAAGCTGGCGCGTGAACTGCCTTTCAGCGAGCTGATTTTTGCTCGTCAGATGGTGGTGGTGGGTGAGCTGCTGCGTGATTTGCCGCCTGAAGATCGTATCTCCCCGGTGGCCGGGATGATAAACGGCGTGGTAGAGAAGGGCGGCGACCTTCGGGTCGAGGTGCCGGATACCAATGAAGCGAAGGAATTGCTGAAATTTTGCCGTAAGTTTACCGTTCCGCTGCGTAACGCGCTGCGTCAGCAGAAGAGTTTGCTGAATTACGAGAGTGCCAGCCGACCGGTGATCCATGTGTTCTTTATCGCTTCTGGTCACTGTTATGTGGGTTACTCTTATCCCAACAATAATTCGCCGTTTTTTATGGGCATACCGCGGCTTAAATTTCCTTCCGATGCACCGAGTCGTTCTACTCTCAAGCTGGAAGAAGCATTTCACGTGTTTATTCCGGCTGATGAATGGGATGAGCGTTTGGCTGGCGGGATGTATGCGGTTGATCTTGGAGCCTGTCCGGGCGGCTGGACATATCAGTTAGTGAAACGCAGCATGATGGTGCATGCGGTAGACAATGGCCCGATGGCGCCTTCTTTAATGGATACCGGGCAGGTGACGCATCATCGTGAAGATGGGTTCAAATATCGTCCCACGCGCAGCAATATTAGCTGGGTAGTGTGCGATATGGTGGAAAAACCGGTGCGCGTGGCTAATTTGATGGCGGAATGGCTGATCAATGGCTGGTGTCGCGAGGCGATTTTTAATCTGAAGCTGCCGATGAAGAAGCGTTATGAAGAAGTATCGCAGAATCTGGCAATGATTCAGGAGAAGCTGCAGGAGAATGGCATTAACGCCCAGATTCAGGCACGCCAGCTTTATCACGATCGCGAAGAGGTAACGGTGCATATTCGCCGCATTTGGGGCGCAGCGCCGGGCCGTCGCGACGAACGGTAAAACATATTACACCAGCGCTAATCCCGGGCGAATAGTATTGCTTTTGCTAAGGGATTAGCGATTAAGCCTGCATAAAAACAGCAAATAATTAGCCTTTTAAAGGTTAAGCATTAATTCCGTGAATTCTTTCTTTTATTTTATTATCCTGTTTTAAAATACGCATGATTTATCGAGCCTCTGCCGCGTTACTCCTGACCATTTCTTCACACCGTCAGGCAGCGTGTAAGGCTTGTTTTTTATTAAGGTGTTGATAGCTTCGTCTGATTTGATTTTCGCGAAGAGATCTGTTTTGAGCGTCATGGCTATACATTAAAAGTGGTTTCCCCAGCCCCGGCGGTAGCCAGGACCGGGCTTTACTTCTGCAGGCGCAACGCCTTTAGATTACCGTTAAGATTCAGATCGGTACGCAGCGTGGCGACACGCTGGCTAATAAATGCCATCTCACGCTGTTCAATTAACTTCTTGCGCCACCTGTCTGGTACGGCATCAAGCTGTTGATAGAGTGCCTCCAGAGAACCAAACTGCTGTAATAACTGACTGGCGCTTTTGGGACCAATCCCCGCGACACCGGGTATTTTGCTACTGCTGATGCCTGCCAGGCCCCAAAAATCGGGCAGCTTCTCTGGCGTAACGCCAAATTCCTGTTCAATAAAAGGTAAGTCCAGCCACCGTTTCTGAAAATAATCGCGAATGCGAATCTCAGGTGCCAACAGCTGACAATACCCTTTATCCGTTGAAACGATGGTCGCCTGATGACCGTTTTGCGCCACCTTCACGGCCAGCGTAGCCGCCAGGTCATCGGCCTCATCCCCTTCAGCGGACCAGCAGGAAACGCCCGCCTGACGAAACGCCGTCTGCAGCTCGGGCATTTCTCGCTGCAAATCCTCCGGCATTGGCGGACGGCCCGCTTTATAATCGGGTAACAGTTGATGCCGCCAGCCTTCGCGACGCAGTTCATCATCAAATACCGCAACGGCATGCGTCGGCTGTGTATGGCCCAATAACTGCTGTAATGCCGCTACGCAACGATCCTGACAGGGCGAGCCCTGCACGGCATGGATACGACGAATAAGATTGAGCGCATCAACAATTAATAAATGAATAGTCATAGTTAAAGGCGGGCAGCCTGAAGCCACCCGTTTGCGATTATTTAATGATTTCGTAGCACGGTATATAGGCCGTGCCCGGCAGCTTCATGCGGTGCTGAGCCACGAAGCCCTGCAGCAGATCGTCCATGCGATGCATAATGGCCGGGTCGCCATGAAGCCTGTAGGGGCCTTTCTGCCGAATCTCACGGATACCCATCTCTTTTACGTTACCGGCAACGATACCCGAGAAGGCGCGACGTAAGGCCGCTGCCAGTTTTTCCGGCGGCTGATTAGGATAAAGATTAAGATTGGCCATGTTTTCATGCGTAGGCAGGAACGGAACCTGTAGGTCTGGCTCAATACGCAGGGACCAGTTAAAGCTGTAAGCATCGCCGCTTTCACGCCGGTTCTCTTTAACCTGCGGCATCGCTTTTTTCATCTGGCGCGCCACTTCGGCGGCATCGTCAATAATAATGGTGTAATAACGACGCGCCTGCTCACCCACGGTATTCACGATAAACTCATCCAGCACGCGGAAATAATCGGCGCTCTCTTTGGGCCCGGTCAGAATCAACGGCAGCATCTGATCGTTATTTTCCGGGTTCATCAGAATGCCCAGCAGATAAAGTAGCTCTTCCGCCGTACCGACACCGCCCGGGAAAATGATAATGCCGTGAGCGATACGCACAAACGCTTCCAGGCGCTTTTCAATATCCGGCATGATAATCAGCTCATTGACCAGCGGATTCGGCGGCTCGGCGGCAATAATCGATGGCTCCGTCAGACCAATAAAGCGCCCTTCACGGTAGCGCTGCTGCGCATGACCCACCGCAGCGCCTTTCATCGGTGCTTCCATTACGCCTGGTCCGCAGCCGGTACAGATATTGAGTTCGCGCAGACCGAGTTGGGTGCCGACATTGCGGCAATATTGATATTCGGTGGCATTAATCGAGTGCCCGCCCCAGCACACCACCATATTAGGGTTCTCGCCTACGTGCAGGGCACGCGCGTTACGCAGGATAGAAAAAACCAGATTGGTAATATGGACGGAATTATCCAGATCGAGCTGCTGAAAGCGGCCTGCTGTTTCGAACTGACCCGTAACAAACAGAATATCGCGCAGTACGGCAAACAGGTTTGCCTGCAAAGAACGAATAATGCGTCCGTCAACAAAGGCCTCTTCGGGAGGATTGATCAGTTCCAGTTTTACGCCGCGCTCGCGGCGTAGCACATTAATATCGAAGTTTTCAAAGCGGGAGAGCAGTTCATGGCTGCTGTCGGTCTGGCTACCGGAGTTAAGCACGGCGAGAGAACAGTTGCGAAACAGCTGATAGAGATCGCTGCTGGCCGTACGTTTCAGCATGTCGACTTCTAATTGCGACAGCAAATCCATTGAGCCAAGTGGGCTGATATGTGTAATCAAGTGCGCTCCTTTACACCCGCCGGGGTGACAAATGACACCGTGCCGTTACGATAACCGCACGGTGACGAGAAAATCCCTGAGCGGTAGCGTATTGCCACCGCTGCTTCTCAGAGTAGCCTTCTGTACTGAAGTTCCTCAACCGATTCCTGTAACAGCGCGCAGCCCTGCGAGGAACTGCGCAATTTACTGACGCACCAGGCGCGAATGGCTGGGCGAAAAATCAGTATTGCTGCGCCATGGATTAATATCCAGTCCGCCGCGTCGCGTATAGCGGGCATATACCGACAGCGTCTCCGGCTGGCAGAAGCGCAACAGATCGTTAAAGATACGTTCCACGCACT of Pantoea alhagi contains these proteins:
- a CDS encoding YgdI/YgdR family lipoprotein, whose amino-acid sequence is MKKLAAVLAACAMTFTLAACSSNYVMHTNDGRTIVTDGKPMVDDDTGMISYKDAQGNEQQINRSDVKEMVEMGQ
- the gcvA gene encoding glycine cleavage system transcriptional regulator GcvA, which translates into the protein MSKRLPPLNALRVFDAAARHLSFTKAAEELFVTQAAVSHQIKSLEDFLGLKLFRRRNRSLLLTEEGQSYYLDIKEIFSALNDATRKLQARSAKGALTVSLLPSFAIQWLVPRLSSFNSAYPGIDVRIQAVDREEEKLADDVDVAIFYGRGNWPGLRVEKLYAEYLLPVCSPQLLTGDKPLKTPADLEHMTLLHDASRRDWQSYTRQLGLQHINVQQGPIFSHSAMVLQAAIHGQGVALANNVMAQSEIEAGRLVCPFNDVLVSKNAFYLVCHDSQAELGKIAAFRQWILAKAASEQEKFRFRYAN
- a CDS encoding DUF423 domain-containing protein, whose protein sequence is MSSRAMLIFSAISGFFFVAFGAFGAHVLSQSLGPREMAWIHTGLDYQAWHTLTIIGLAAAMLRRANIWFYWSSAFLALGVVLFSGSLYCLALSHLKMWVFITPVGGTCFLIGWILMLIGALRLKRKADRHE
- the rlmM gene encoding 23S rRNA (cytidine(2498)-2'-O)-methyltransferase RlmM, producing MNKVLLYCRSGFEKECAAEITDKAAQREVYGFARVKENSGYVLFECYEAAEADKLARELPFSELIFARQMVVVGELLRDLPPEDRISPVAGMINGVVEKGGDLRVEVPDTNEAKELLKFCRKFTVPLRNALRQQKSLLNYESASRPVIHVFFIASGHCYVGYSYPNNNSPFFMGIPRLKFPSDAPSRSTLKLEEAFHVFIPADEWDERLAGGMYAVDLGACPGGWTYQLVKRSMMVHAVDNGPMAPSLMDTGQVTHHREDGFKYRPTRSNISWVVCDMVEKPVRVANLMAEWLINGWCREAIFNLKLPMKKRYEEVSQNLAMIQEKLQENGINAQIQARQLYHDREEVTVHIRRIWGAAPGRRDER
- the xni gene encoding flap endonuclease Xni; translated protein: MTIHLLIVDALNLIRRIHAVQGSPCQDRCVAALQQLLGHTQPTHAVAVFDDELRREGWRHQLLPDYKAGRPPMPEDLQREMPELQTAFRQAGVSCWSAEGDEADDLAATLAVKVAQNGHQATIVSTDKGYCQLLAPEIRIRDYFQKRWLDLPFIEQEFGVTPEKLPDFWGLAGISSSKIPGVAGIGPKSASQLLQQFGSLEALYQQLDAVPDRWRKKLIEQREMAFISQRVATLRTDLNLNGNLKALRLQK
- the ppnN gene encoding nucleotide 5'-monophosphate nucleosidase PpnN, coding for MITHISPLGSMDLLSQLEVDMLKRTASSDLYQLFRNCSLAVLNSGSQTDSSHELLSRFENFDINVLRRERGVKLELINPPEEAFVDGRIIRSLQANLFAVLRDILFVTGQFETAGRFQQLDLDNSVHITNLVFSILRNARALHVGENPNMVVCWGGHSINATEYQYCRNVGTQLGLRELNICTGCGPGVMEAPMKGAAVGHAQQRYREGRFIGLTEPSIIAAEPPNPLVNELIIMPDIEKRLEAFVRIAHGIIIFPGGVGTAEELLYLLGILMNPENNDQMLPLILTGPKESADYFRVLDEFIVNTVGEQARRYYTIIIDDAAEVARQMKKAMPQVKENRRESGDAYSFNWSLRIEPDLQVPFLPTHENMANLNLYPNQPPEKLAAALRRAFSGIVAGNVKEMGIREIRQKGPYRLHGDPAIMHRMDDLLQGFVAQHRMKLPGTAYIPCYEIIK